The following coding sequences lie in one Flavobacterium sediminis genomic window:
- the ccoN gene encoding cytochrome-c oxidase, cbb3-type subunit I: protein MEMQQFYYDNKIVRNFLYAAIAFGVIGMLVGLIVAFFYLFPNMTDGISWLSYGRLRPLHTNAVIFAFVGNGVFAGAYYSLQRLLKTRMFSDFLSQLNFWGWQIIILGAAITLPLGYNSSKEYAELEWPFDIAIAVIWVAFGINMIGTIIKRRERHIYVAIWFYIATFIAVALLHIFNNLEIPVSWTAMKSYSVYAGVQDALVQWWYGHNAVAFFLTTPILGLMYYYVPKAANRPVYSYRLSIIHFWSLIFIYIWAGPHHLLYSALPDWAQNLGVVFSVMLIAPSWGGMINGLLTLRGVWDKVRVDPVLKFMVVAITGYGMSTFEGPMLSLKNVNAIAHFTDWIVAHVHVGTLAWNGFMMFGMTYWMLPRMAKTTLYSKKLANFHFWIGTLGIILYVLPMYVAGFTQASMWKQFNPDGSLVYGNFLETVTQIIPMHAMRAIGGTLYFIGILTLVYNVIQTVRQGSPIEDELAEAPALTRISPYQLKGESWHSWLERKPVQFTIYTTIAVAIGGIVQIVPMLVVKSNIPTIASVKPYTPLELEGRDLYIREGCNNCHSQLVRPFRSEVKRYGEYSKSGEYVYDHPFLWGSKRTGPDLHRVGGKYNDNWHFNHMYDPQSTSPNSIMPSYKWMFDNKAMDHSLIEKKMEVMQTLGVPYTAEDVTNARKSMDEQSAEIEKNLHSDPDFVKAYEESKKNALARGNEFVPMKDREIVALIAYLQRLGTDIKVKNPTK, encoded by the coding sequence ATGGAAATGCAACAATTTTATTACGACAACAAAATTGTAAGAAACTTCCTTTATGCAGCAATTGCTTTTGGTGTAATAGGAATGCTTGTCGGGCTTATAGTAGCTTTCTTTTATTTGTTTCCTAACATGACCGATGGTATTTCATGGTTAAGTTACGGAAGATTAAGACCGTTACATACAAATGCAGTAATCTTTGCTTTTGTAGGTAATGGTGTGTTTGCAGGAGCATATTATTCCTTGCAACGTTTATTAAAAACCAGAATGTTTAGTGACTTTTTAAGTCAATTGAACTTCTGGGGATGGCAGATCATCATTTTAGGTGCAGCCATTACATTACCTTTAGGTTATAATTCATCAAAAGAATATGCTGAATTAGAATGGCCTTTTGATATAGCGATAGCAGTTATATGGGTGGCATTCGGTATTAATATGATCGGAACGATCATTAAAAGAAGAGAGCGTCATATTTACGTAGCTATTTGGTTTTACATTGCAACTTTTATTGCTGTAGCTTTATTGCACATTTTCAATAATTTAGAGATTCCGGTTTCTTGGACAGCTATGAAAAGTTATTCGGTTTATGCTGGGGTTCAGGATGCTTTGGTTCAGTGGTGGTACGGTCACAATGCCGTGGCCTTTTTCTTGACAACACCTATTTTGGGGTTAATGTATTATTACGTGCCTAAAGCTGCTAACCGTCCGGTTTATTCTTACCGATTGTCAATTATTCACTTCTGGTCTTTGATCTTTATTTATATCTGGGCTGGTCCTCACCACTTATTGTATTCCGCTTTACCGGATTGGGCACAAAATTTAGGAGTGGTTTTCTCTGTAATGTTGATTGCACCGTCTTGGGGTGGTATGATCAATGGTTTATTAACATTGAGAGGTGTTTGGGATAAAGTAAGAGTAGATCCTGTACTTAAATTTATGGTAGTGGCAATTACCGGTTATGGTATGTCTACTTTTGAAGGTCCAATGTTATCTTTAAAAAATGTGAATGCGATTGCTCACTTTACGGATTGGATCGTAGCGCACGTTCACGTAGGTACTTTAGCTTGGAACGGATTTATGATGTTTGGTATGACATATTGGATGTTACCAAGAATGGCTAAAACTACTTTATATTCTAAAAAATTAGCTAATTTCCACTTCTGGATCGGTACTTTAGGTATCATTTTATATGTGTTGCCAATGTATGTGGCAGGGTTTACACAAGCATCAATGTGGAAGCAATTTAACCCGGACGGGTCATTGGTTTACGGTAACTTCTTAGAAACTGTAACACAGATTATTCCTATGCATGCTATGAGAGCTATTGGTGGTACATTATATTTTATCGGTATCTTAACATTGGTATATAATGTGATCCAAACGGTACGTCAAGGTTCTCCTATTGAAGATGAATTAGCTGAGGCACCTGCATTAACAAGAATTTCTCCATATCAATTAAAAGGAGAAAGCTGGCACTCTTGGTTAGAAAGAAAACCGGTTCAGTTTACTATTTATACAACAATTGCTGTAGCTATCGGGGGTATTGTTCAGATTGTACCGATGCTGGTAGTGAAATCGAATATTCCGACTATTGCAAGTGTTAAACCGTATACACCGTTAGAATTAGAGGGTAGAGACCTATATATCCGTGAGGGATGTAACAACTGTCACTCACAATTGGTTCGTCCGTTCCGTTCAGAAGTTAAACGTTACGGAGAATATTCAAAATCAGGAGAGTATGTATATGACCATCCATTCTTATGGGGTTCAAAACGTACAGGTCCGGATTTACACAGAGTAGGTGGTAAATACAATGACAACTGGCATTTTAACCACATGTATGACCCGCAAAGTACTTCTCCTAATTCAATTATGCCAAGTTATAAATGGATGTTTGATAACAAGGCTATGGATCACTCTTTGATAGAGAAAAAAATGGAAGTAATGCAAACCTTAGGAGTGCCTTACACAGCAGAAGATGTAACCAATGCTAGAAAAAGTATGGATGAGCAATCTGCTGAGATTGAGAAAAATCTTCATTCTGATCCTGACTTTGTAAAAGCGTATGAAGAAAGTAAGAAAAATGCACTTGCAAGAGGTAATGAGTTCGTTCCTATGAAAGACAGAGAGATTGTAGCGTTGATAGCATATTTACAACGTTTGGGAACTGATATTAAAGTGAAAAATCCAACAAAATAA
- a CDS encoding CcoQ/FixQ family Cbb3-type cytochrome c oxidase assembly chaperone: MLKFVKHNLETIVGVEIYPIISLTIFFVVFVAFFIWAMTYSKEKINELSELPFKEDNN; encoded by the coding sequence ATGTTGAAATTCGTTAAACACAATCTGGAAACTATCGTTGGAGTAGAGATATATCCTATCATATCGTTAACCATATTCTTTGTCGTGTTTGTTGCCTTCTTTATTTGGGCAATGACCTATAGTAAAGAGAAAATTAATGAATTGAGCGAATTACCATTTAAAGAAGATAATAATTAA
- a CDS encoding cbb3-type cytochrome c oxidase N-terminal domain-containing protein, with the protein MKKIIPAYVRVPLIFAIVMGALEYFIDSGDKPAFIKYPMVALFLGVFLFLLIAIEIVVDAVDKVTYSLLSDEQKKQLAEAQSVSFADSKLMKMLTRSKDIEQEADVMLDHDYDGIKELDNVLPPWWVGLFYACIVFAIVYLVRFHIVGDYTQEEEFIAEMEQKDKEVQEYLKTAPDLMTKDKVTLLTDAASLSEGENIFKTNCVACHRADAGGAIGPNLTDKYWILGGGIKNVFNTITEGGRSGKGMVPWKETLKPTEIQKVASYILSLQGSNPKDPKPSEGDEWIEEGAAPAADADATAVTDSTEVATVVVDSLKTE; encoded by the coding sequence ATGAAAAAAATAATTCCGGCATATGTAAGAGTTCCATTGATTTTTGCCATAGTAATGGGCGCTTTGGAATATTTTATAGATTCAGGTGATAAGCCTGCATTTATCAAGTATCCGATGGTAGCATTATTTTTAGGAGTATTTTTATTCTTATTAATAGCAATCGAGATCGTTGTAGATGCTGTAGATAAGGTTACGTATAGCTTACTATCTGATGAACAGAAAAAACAATTAGCTGAGGCTCAAAGTGTTTCTTTTGCTGATAGTAAATTGATGAAAATGCTTACCCGCTCAAAAGATATTGAGCAAGAGGCAGATGTAATGTTAGATCACGACTACGATGGTATTAAGGAGCTTGATAATGTATTGCCTCCTTGGTGGGTTGGATTGTTCTATGCCTGTATCGTTTTTGCAATTGTCTATCTGGTTCGTTTCCACATTGTAGGAGATTATACTCAGGAAGAAGAGTTCATTGCTGAAATGGAACAAAAAGATAAAGAAGTTCAGGAATATTTGAAAACTGCACCGGACTTAATGACAAAAGATAAAGTTACTTTATTGACAGATGCAGCCTCTTTGTCTGAAGGGGAGAACATCTTCAAAACGAACTGTGTTGCTTGTCACCGTGCGGATGCAGGGGGCGCAATCGGACCTAATTTAACAGATAAATACTGGATATTAGGCGGTGGTATTAAAAACGTTTTCAACACTATTACTGAGGGAGGACGTTCCGGAAAAGGTATGGTGCCTTGGAAAGAAACTTTAAAACCGACAGAGATTCAAAAAGTAGCCAGCTACATACTTTCTTTACAAGGTTCAAATCCAAAAGACCCGAAACCGTCTGAAGGGGATGAATGGATAGAAGAAGGAGCAGCACCGGCAGCTGATGCAGATGCTACAGCAGTTACAGATTCTACAGAGGTGGCAACGGTTGTTGTTGATTCTCTAAAAACAGAATAA
- the ccoG gene encoding cytochrome c oxidase accessory protein CcoG, whose product MSNTNLPDESFRDSIGTITKEGKRNFIYPKKPSGKFYDKRKLLSYLLLAFLFAAPFVKINGNQFLMFNVLERRFNIFSFPFWPQDFHLFVMSMIIGVVGLTLFTVAFGRIFCGWFCPQTIFMEMVFRRIEFWIDGDRGAQIRLAKQEWNAEKIRKRVIKLFIFFVISFMIANVFLAYLVGSDELIKMITEGPAKNLSTLVALLVFTGVFYFVFGWFREQVCIIACPYGRLQGVLLDDKSVIVAYDHVRGEGENGRKKWRNGEDRKELGYGDCIDCKQCVVVCPTGIDIRNGTQLECVNCTACIDECDTIMEKVGLPKGLIRYASEAEIVNKEKFSLTTRMKGYIAVLTILIGLLIGLLFLRGEVEATVLRLPGQLYEHKGDKISNVFTYKIVNKTVKELDSVHFKLVNPKGEVKVVGNEYFKVPKEGLAEGTLFIEINQAFLTGDKTKIKIEVYSGKERIEKTTSNFLGPRSF is encoded by the coding sequence ATGTCTAACACTAATTTACCAGACGAAAGTTTTAGAGATAGTATAGGTACTATCACTAAAGAAGGTAAAAGAAATTTCATTTATCCTAAAAAGCCATCAGGTAAATTTTATGATAAGAGAAAATTATTAAGCTATTTGCTATTAGCTTTTTTGTTTGCAGCTCCTTTTGTTAAGATCAACGGAAATCAGTTCTTGATGTTCAATGTTTTGGAAAGAAGATTTAATATTTTCAGTTTCCCTTTCTGGCCTCAGGATTTCCATTTGTTTGTAATGTCAATGATAATAGGAGTAGTAGGGTTAACCTTGTTTACGGTTGCTTTTGGTAGAATTTTTTGCGGTTGGTTTTGTCCTCAAACTATTTTTATGGAAATGGTTTTCAGAAGAATTGAGTTTTGGATTGACGGAGATCGAGGAGCACAAATACGTTTGGCAAAACAAGAATGGAATGCTGAAAAAATAAGAAAGAGAGTAATAAAACTGTTTATTTTCTTTGTTATTTCTTTTATGATTGCCAATGTTTTTCTGGCGTATCTTGTAGGAAGCGACGAGTTGATCAAAATGATCACTGAAGGACCGGCAAAAAATCTAAGTACATTAGTTGCTTTGTTAGTATTTACAGGAGTTTTCTATTTTGTTTTCGGATGGTTTAGAGAGCAAGTATGTATCATTGCTTGTCCTTACGGACGTTTACAGGGAGTACTACTGGATGATAAATCCGTTATTGTAGCTTACGACCATGTGAGAGGAGAAGGTGAAAACGGTAGAAAAAAATGGCGTAATGGAGAAGATCGAAAAGAATTAGGATATGGTGACTGTATTGATTGTAAACAATGTGTAGTTGTATGCCCTACCGGAATTGATATTCGTAACGGTACTCAGTTAGAATGTGTAAACTGTACGGCCTGTATCGATGAGTGCGACACCATTATGGAAAAAGTAGGTTTGCCGAAAGGTCTGATTCGTTATGCAAGTGAAGCTGAAATTGTAAATAAAGAAAAATTTTCTTTGACTACAAGAATGAAAGGTTATATAGCAGTATTAACCATTTTAATCGGATTGTTGATAGGCTTGTTATTCCTGCGAGGTGAAGTAGAAGCTACGGTTTTACGTTTACCGGGTCAATTATATGAGCATAAGGGAGACAAGATCAGTAATGTGTTTACGTATAAGATCGTGAACAAAACAGTTAAGGAATTAGATAGTGTTCATTTTAAATTGGTTAATCCGAAAGGTGAAGTAAAAGTAGTAGGGAACGAATACTTTAAAGTTCCTAAAGAAGGCTTAGCCGAAGGAACCTTATTTATTGAAATTAATCAAGCTTTCTTGACAGGAGATAAAACTAAAATTAAAATTGAAGTCTATAGCGGTAAGGAACGAATAGAGAAAACGACTTCAAATTTCCTTGGACCAAGAAGCTTTTAA
- a CDS encoding FixH family protein, translating to MKFNWGTGIVIAFGIFIVFILSFVFRVQSNPKYDNELVTKEYYKKEATVQNDINKQEKANALEHRLVIKKTDDGILVIFPENFEAQNISGKVSLYRPSNQKLDFEIPISLSSPHLLIPKSSLVGGLWDITVDWTYQSTDYLNKETIYF from the coding sequence ATGAAATTTAATTGGGGAACAGGTATAGTTATAGCTTTCGGTATATTTATAGTATTCATTTTGTCGTTTGTATTCAGAGTACAATCTAATCCAAAGTATGATAATGAATTGGTAACTAAAGAATACTATAAAAAAGAAGCGACTGTTCAGAACGATATTAACAAACAGGAAAAAGCTAATGCTTTAGAGCATAGACTGGTTATTAAAAAAACAGATGATGGAATTTTAGTGATTTTTCCTGAAAATTTTGAGGCACAAAACATTAGTGGAAAAGTGTCCCTATACAGACCGTCTAACCAAAAATTAGATTTTGAAATTCCAATTTCACTTTCTAGTCCACATTTGCTCATACCTAAAAGTAGTTTGGTAGGCGGTCTTTGGGACATTACTGTTGATTGGACATACCAATCAACAGATTATCTTAACAAAGAAACTATTTATTTTTAA